One region of Strigops habroptila isolate Jane chromosome 11, bStrHab1.2.pri, whole genome shotgun sequence genomic DNA includes:
- the HRH1 gene encoding histamine H1 receptor has protein sequence MSKNTTDNSTITQPAVLGVLLGSISLITIVMNILVLCAVKTEKKLQTVGNLYIVSLSIADLIVGSAVMPLNIVYLLSSQWILGLPACLFWLSMDYVASTASIFNLFILCIDRYRSVQQPLKYLKYRTKKRASVMILGVWLLSFMWVIPILGWHVFANNGKRKVTETKCETEFSEVTWFKVLTAIMNFYIPSIMMLWFYCKIFRAVRKHYQHQELINGSHQPFSEKNSIHHSKTKDKQNICLQNQILDENSSPKDKQSSPQPKNMEAELQFSNPDKSSKAFVSKSNTEVLKWGRFPLTTAQSEPGQDKAGKKHVCITEENETEEEPCSQDTDLSDASDSQSFSDEVPNGEHSNPNPERAGSPQEKTEKRDCKGLAYLRKTWQSLHAQSKRHIQGLHVNRERKAAKQLGVIMAAFMLCWIPYFVLFMVIAFQGRERFAQLHMFTIWLGYVNSTLNPFLYPLCNQNFKKTFKKILHIR, from the coding sequence ATGTCAAAAAACACTACAGACAACTCAACTATCACTCAACCAGCTGTTCTAGGTGTGCTCCTGGGAAGCATTTCACTGATCACTATTGTCATGAATATATTAGTACTATGTGCtgtcaaaactgaaaagaagctgCAAACCGTTGGCAATTTATACATTGTCAGCCTCTCTATTGCAGATCTGATCGTTGGTTCAGCTGTTATGCCCCTGAACATTGTTTATCTGCTGAGTTCTCAGTGGATTCTAGGCTTACCAGCCTGTTTGTTCTGGCTGTCAATGGATTATGTGGCCAGTACTGCATCCATTTTCAATCTCTTCATATTGTGCATTGATCGTTATCGTTCAGTTCAGCAACCACTGAAATATCTCAAGTATAGAACAAAAAAGAGAGCCTCGGTAatgattttgggggtttggttgcTCTCTTTCATGTGGGTCATTCCAATCCTAGGATGGCATGTTTTTGCTAataatgggaaaaggaaagtaaCCGAAACCAAGTGTGAAACTGAATTCTCTGAAGTCACCTGGTTTAAAGTGTTGACAGCCATTATGAACTTCTACATACCTTCTATCATGATGTTGTGGTTCTACTGTAAAATATTCAGAGCTGTTAGAAAACACTATCAACACCAAGAGCTCATCAATGGATCACATCAGCCTTTCTCAGAAAAGAATTCCATACATCATAGTAAGACAAAGGATAAGCAAAACATTTGCCTCCAAAATCAAATCCTGGATGAGAACAGCTCTCCCAAAGACAAACAAAGCTCTCCTCAACCCAAAAATATGGAGGCAGAGCTTCAGTTCAGTAATCCTGACAAGTCTTCAAAGGCATTTGTTAGCAAGAGTAATACGGAAGTCCTTAAATGGGGCCGCTTCCCTCTCACCACTGCCCAATCTGAGCCAGGTCAGgataaagcaggaaagaagcaTGTGTGTAtaacagaagagaatgaaacTGAAGAGGAGCCTTGCTCACAAGACACTGACTTAAGTGATGCATCAGACAGCCAGAGTTTCAGTGATGAGGTACCTAATGGAGAGCACTCCAATCCTAACCCTGAAAGAGCTGGCAGTCCTCAGGAAAAGACTGAGAAGAGGGATTGCAAAGGACTGGCTTACCTGAGGAAAACCTGGCAAAGTCTGCATGCCCAGTCCAAAAGGCATATTCAAGGACTGCATGTgaacagggagaggaaagcagctAAGCAGTTAGGGGTCATAATGGCAGCCTTTATGCTGTGCTGGATTCCCTATTTTGTATTGTTTATGGTAATAGCTTTCCAGGGGCGTGAAAGATTTGCACAGTTACACATGTTCACTATATGGCTTGGCTACGTGAACTCCACCTTGAATCCATTTCTGTATCCTCTTTGTAACCAGAATTTTAAGAAGACATTCAAAAAGATCCTTCACATTCGCTGA